The Lasioglossum baleicum chromosome 15, iyLasBale1, whole genome shotgun sequence genome has a segment encoding these proteins:
- the Snu gene encoding ABC-type transporter snustorr isoform X2, producing MNVNALGTMQNNADSTLDVTITPSTVLATPGLNNPAWNRQQAVCVRHAFKTYGSSKNPNHVLQNLSMTVAKGSIYGLLGASGCGKTTLLSCIVGRRRLNSGEIWVLGGKPGTKGSGVPGKRVGYMPQEIALYGEFTIRETMMYFGWIFGMCTAEIVDRLRFLLQFLDLPSQNRLVKNLSGGQQRRVSFAVALMHDPELLILDEPTVGVDPLLRQSIWNHLVQITKDGNKTVIITTHYIEEARQAHTIGLMRSGRLLAEESPRALLQMYNCASLEDVFLKLSRKQGQYVQPPTELNISNNISLQASLNWGKKNEPVYVTEESGVVGLNFHQSKEVLIHDSTNGVGNHYDLNGKPLSGVKGSALECDDCGPFTDCYKITSTGKMRALLQKNFLRMWRNVGVMLFIFALPVMQVILFCLAIGRDPTGLKLAIVNHEMFYNNMSCPVTEDCSFSHLSCRYLKFLDNDTMVKVYYEDPNSAMDAVRRGDVWGTLYFTENFTDALVARMALGREADDETLDQSEIRVWLDMSNQQVGLMLARNLQYSYRDFAKDLLSACNQNTKLADVPIQFMDPIYGTTEPSFTDFVAPGVILTIVFFLAVALTSSVLIIERMEGLLDRSWVAGVTPGEILFSHVITQFVVMCGQTALVLIFMILVFGVECKGEIGWVIVLTILQGLCGMCFGFVISAICELERNAIQLALGSFYPTLLLSGVIWPVEGMPTFLRYISQGLPLTMATTSLRSMLTRGWSIAEPDVYNGFIATVIWIVLFLTISIMVLKFKRG from the exons ATGAACGTTAACGCTCTAGGAACGATGCAGAACAACGCGGACAGCACGCTGGACGTGACGATCACGCCAAGCACGGTTCTGGCCACGCCAGGGTTGAACAACCCTGCGTGGAACAGGCAGCAGGCAGTCTGCGTGAGGCACGCGTTCAAGACCTATGGCAGCAGCAAGAACCCCAATCATGTACTACAGAACCTTAGCATGACCGTGGCCAAAGGCTCCAT TTATGGACTGCTCGGCGCCAGCGGATGCGGTAAAACCACTCTTCTATCATGCATCGTCGGCCGAAGGCGATTGAACTCCGGCGAGATCTGGGTGCTCGGTGGCAAACCGGGCACGAAAGGGTCCGGGGTTCCAGGGAAAAGGGTCGGCTACATGCCACAGGAAATTGCCCTGTACGGGGAGTTTACGATCCGCGAGACCATGATGTATTTCGGCTGGATATTCGGCATGTGCACTGCCGAGATCGTTGACAGGCTGCGATTTTTGCTGCAGTTTCTCGACCTTCCCTCGCAGAACCGACTGGTCAAGAATCTCAG TGGTGGTCAGCAACGAAGAGTGTCCTTCGCAGTGGCCCTGATGCACGATCCAGAGCTTTTGATCCTCGACGAGCCGACGGTCGGCGTGGATCCGTTGTTGCGGCAGAG TATCTGGAACCACCTGGTCCAAATCACCAAAGATGGCAACAAAACCGTCATTATCACGACCCACTACATCGAGGAGGCCCGGCAGGCGCACACG ATCGGCTTGATGAGGAGTGGAAGACTGTTGGCGGAGGAGTCACCCAGAGCTCTGCTGCAGATGTACAACTGTGCGTCTCTAGAAGACGTTTTTCTGAAGTTGTCGAGGAAGCAGGGACAATACGTCCAGCCACCGACAGAGTTGAACATTTCGAACAATATTAGCCTG CAAGCATCCCTGAACTGGGGAAAGAAAAACGAACCAGTGTACGTGACGGAGGAATCTGGCGTGGTGGGCCTGAACTTCCATCAGAGCAAGGAGGTCCTTATCCACGACTCGACGAATGGCGTGGGAAACCACTACGAT CTGAACGGGAAGCCGCTATCAGGCGTCAAGGGTTCCGCGTTAGAATGCGACGACTGTGGCCCCTTCACAGACTGCTACAAGATCACGAGCACAGGAAAAATGAGAGCACTCTTGCAGAAGAACTTTTTGCGGATGTGGAGGAACGTAGG AGTGATGCTCTTCATCTTCGCACTGCCAGTGATGCAAGTGATCCTGTTTTGTCTGGCGATCGGCAGGGATCCAACGGGATTGAAGCTCGCGATCGTCAACCACGAGATGTTCTACAACAACATGTCCTGTCCCGTGACGGAGGACTGCAGCTTTTCGCATCTAAGTTGTCGATATTTGAAGTTCTTGGACAATGATACGATGGTCAAG GTGTATTATGAAGACCCTAATTCAGCGATGGATGCTGTACGGAGAGGGGACGTCTGGGGCACCTTGTACTTCACCGAGAACTTCACCGACGCTCTTGTCGCCAGGATGGCCCTCGGAAGGGAAGCTGACGACGAGACCTTGGACCAGAGCGAGATTAGGGTCTGGCTTGACATGTCTA ATCAGCAAGTAGGCCTGATGCTAGCCAGAAATCTGCAGTATTCGTACAGGGACTTCGCCAAAGACCTCTTATCAGCCTGCAACCAGAACACCAAGCTAGCAGACGTGCCGATCCAGTTCATGGATCCGATCTACGGCACGACCGAGCCTAGTTTCACCGACTTCGTGGCGCCTGGAGTGATCCTAAC CATTGTCTTCTTCTTGGCGGTGGCCTTGACGTCCTCTGTGCTGATCATCGAGAGAATGGAGGGCCTTTTAGATAGAAGCTGGGTGGCTGGGGTGACTCCAGGCGAGATCCTCTTCTCTCACGTCATCACACAGTTCGTGGTGATGTGTGGACAGACTGCTCTGGTCCTAATCTTCATGATCCTGGTGTTTGGAGTCGAGTGTAAAGGCGAAATCGGCTGGGTGATCGTGCTAACGATATTACAGGGCCTGTGCGGCATGTGTTTCG GTTTCGTGATCTCGGCGATCTGCGAGCTCGAGCGGAATGCGATCCAGCTGGCTCTGGGCAGCTTCTATCCCACGCTTCTGCTAAGCG gTGTGATCTGGCCGGTGGAAGGCATGCCAACGTTCCTGCGGTACATATCGCAGGGTCTACCGTTGACGATGGCCACGACGTCGCTTCGTTCGATGCTGACAAGGGGCTGGAGCATCGCAGAGCCGGACGTGTACAACGGCTTCATCGCGACCGTAATCTGGATCGTGTTGTTCCTCACGATAAGCATAATGGTGCTGAAGTTCAAGCGAGGATAG
- the Snu gene encoding ABC-type transporter snustorr isoform X1 gives MEIESDPKHRERIKRMFSWSDGLTPPEGTVGGGGGLVNVMNVNALGTMQNNADSTLDVTITPSTVLATPGLNNPAWNRQQAVCVRHAFKTYGSSKNPNHVLQNLSMTVAKGSIYGLLGASGCGKTTLLSCIVGRRRLNSGEIWVLGGKPGTKGSGVPGKRVGYMPQEIALYGEFTIRETMMYFGWIFGMCTAEIVDRLRFLLQFLDLPSQNRLVKNLSGGQQRRVSFAVALMHDPELLILDEPTVGVDPLLRQSIWNHLVQITKDGNKTVIITTHYIEEARQAHTIGLMRSGRLLAEESPRALLQMYNCASLEDVFLKLSRKQGQYVQPPTELNISNNISLQASLNWGKKNEPVYVTEESGVVGLNFHQSKEVLIHDSTNGVGNHYDLNGKPLSGVKGSALECDDCGPFTDCYKITSTGKMRALLQKNFLRMWRNVGVMLFIFALPVMQVILFCLAIGRDPTGLKLAIVNHEMFYNNMSCPVTEDCSFSHLSCRYLKFLDNDTMVKVYYEDPNSAMDAVRRGDVWGTLYFTENFTDALVARMALGREADDETLDQSEIRVWLDMSNQQVGLMLARNLQYSYRDFAKDLLSACNQNTKLADVPIQFMDPIYGTTEPSFTDFVAPGVILTIVFFLAVALTSSVLIIERMEGLLDRSWVAGVTPGEILFSHVITQFVVMCGQTALVLIFMILVFGVECKGEIGWVIVLTILQGLCGMCFGFVISAICELERNAIQLALGSFYPTLLLSGVIWPVEGMPTFLRYISQGLPLTMATTSLRSMLTRGWSIAEPDVYNGFIATVIWIVLFLTISIMVLKFKRG, from the exons CGAGGGGACAgtaggcggcggcggcggtctgGTGAACGTGATGAACGTTAACGCTCTAGGAACGATGCAGAACAACGCGGACAGCACGCTGGACGTGACGATCACGCCAAGCACGGTTCTGGCCACGCCAGGGTTGAACAACCCTGCGTGGAACAGGCAGCAGGCAGTCTGCGTGAGGCACGCGTTCAAGACCTATGGCAGCAGCAAGAACCCCAATCATGTACTACAGAACCTTAGCATGACCGTGGCCAAAGGCTCCAT TTATGGACTGCTCGGCGCCAGCGGATGCGGTAAAACCACTCTTCTATCATGCATCGTCGGCCGAAGGCGATTGAACTCCGGCGAGATCTGGGTGCTCGGTGGCAAACCGGGCACGAAAGGGTCCGGGGTTCCAGGGAAAAGGGTCGGCTACATGCCACAGGAAATTGCCCTGTACGGGGAGTTTACGATCCGCGAGACCATGATGTATTTCGGCTGGATATTCGGCATGTGCACTGCCGAGATCGTTGACAGGCTGCGATTTTTGCTGCAGTTTCTCGACCTTCCCTCGCAGAACCGACTGGTCAAGAATCTCAG TGGTGGTCAGCAACGAAGAGTGTCCTTCGCAGTGGCCCTGATGCACGATCCAGAGCTTTTGATCCTCGACGAGCCGACGGTCGGCGTGGATCCGTTGTTGCGGCAGAG TATCTGGAACCACCTGGTCCAAATCACCAAAGATGGCAACAAAACCGTCATTATCACGACCCACTACATCGAGGAGGCCCGGCAGGCGCACACG ATCGGCTTGATGAGGAGTGGAAGACTGTTGGCGGAGGAGTCACCCAGAGCTCTGCTGCAGATGTACAACTGTGCGTCTCTAGAAGACGTTTTTCTGAAGTTGTCGAGGAAGCAGGGACAATACGTCCAGCCACCGACAGAGTTGAACATTTCGAACAATATTAGCCTG CAAGCATCCCTGAACTGGGGAAAGAAAAACGAACCAGTGTACGTGACGGAGGAATCTGGCGTGGTGGGCCTGAACTTCCATCAGAGCAAGGAGGTCCTTATCCACGACTCGACGAATGGCGTGGGAAACCACTACGAT CTGAACGGGAAGCCGCTATCAGGCGTCAAGGGTTCCGCGTTAGAATGCGACGACTGTGGCCCCTTCACAGACTGCTACAAGATCACGAGCACAGGAAAAATGAGAGCACTCTTGCAGAAGAACTTTTTGCGGATGTGGAGGAACGTAGG AGTGATGCTCTTCATCTTCGCACTGCCAGTGATGCAAGTGATCCTGTTTTGTCTGGCGATCGGCAGGGATCCAACGGGATTGAAGCTCGCGATCGTCAACCACGAGATGTTCTACAACAACATGTCCTGTCCCGTGACGGAGGACTGCAGCTTTTCGCATCTAAGTTGTCGATATTTGAAGTTCTTGGACAATGATACGATGGTCAAG GTGTATTATGAAGACCCTAATTCAGCGATGGATGCTGTACGGAGAGGGGACGTCTGGGGCACCTTGTACTTCACCGAGAACTTCACCGACGCTCTTGTCGCCAGGATGGCCCTCGGAAGGGAAGCTGACGACGAGACCTTGGACCAGAGCGAGATTAGGGTCTGGCTTGACATGTCTA ATCAGCAAGTAGGCCTGATGCTAGCCAGAAATCTGCAGTATTCGTACAGGGACTTCGCCAAAGACCTCTTATCAGCCTGCAACCAGAACACCAAGCTAGCAGACGTGCCGATCCAGTTCATGGATCCGATCTACGGCACGACCGAGCCTAGTTTCACCGACTTCGTGGCGCCTGGAGTGATCCTAAC CATTGTCTTCTTCTTGGCGGTGGCCTTGACGTCCTCTGTGCTGATCATCGAGAGAATGGAGGGCCTTTTAGATAGAAGCTGGGTGGCTGGGGTGACTCCAGGCGAGATCCTCTTCTCTCACGTCATCACACAGTTCGTGGTGATGTGTGGACAGACTGCTCTGGTCCTAATCTTCATGATCCTGGTGTTTGGAGTCGAGTGTAAAGGCGAAATCGGCTGGGTGATCGTGCTAACGATATTACAGGGCCTGTGCGGCATGTGTTTCG GTTTCGTGATCTCGGCGATCTGCGAGCTCGAGCGGAATGCGATCCAGCTGGCTCTGGGCAGCTTCTATCCCACGCTTCTGCTAAGCG gTGTGATCTGGCCGGTGGAAGGCATGCCAACGTTCCTGCGGTACATATCGCAGGGTCTACCGTTGACGATGGCCACGACGTCGCTTCGTTCGATGCTGACAAGGGGCTGGAGCATCGCAGAGCCGGACGTGTACAACGGCTTCATCGCGACCGTAATCTGGATCGTGTTGTTCCTCACGATAAGCATAATGGTGCTGAAGTTCAAGCGAGGATAG